A stretch of the Phaeodactylum tricornutum CCAP 1055/1 chromosome 15, whole genome shotgun sequence genome encodes the following:
- a CDS encoding predicted protein, protein GIVCNDRGSIIILDLKAERLTGRIPEEIGLLKELTVLDLSRNFLEGPIPGNAVGKLTKLEKLSLEYNELGSSLPSEIGHLTELTSLAVNFNYLTGTLPSEYIRLPKLAAFNSNGNIGLTGPFQEHLIAWTNLQEFFIPGTRFTGSIPDEIGELSDLRRLSFDDTILGGTVPSSLRKLTNLETLFLGSLSMSMNMTSIIGNLSSLKTLQITRNNFSGIIPQSY, encoded by the exons GGCATTGTATGCAATGACCGTGGGAGTATTATTATACTCGATCTCAAAGCTGAGAGACTCACTGGTCGAATACCTGAAGAGATCGGTCTTCTGAAGGAGTTGACTGTTCTTGATTTGTCAAGgaactttttggaaggcCCTATCCCAGGAAATGCAGTAGGGAAGCTGACCAAATTAG AAAAACTGTCGCTCGAGTACAATGAGCTAGGTTCCTCCTTACCCTCCGAAATTGGTCACTTGACGGAGCTTACTTCCTTAGCTGTCAACTTTAACTATTTGACTGGGACTCTTCCTTCGGAATATATTCGCCTACCTAAACTTGCAGCGTTTAACTCCAACGGTAACATCGGACTCACTGGCCCCTTCCAAGAACATTTGATAGCATGGACAAATTTGCAAGAGTTTTTCATACCTGGAACTCGCTTTACAGGATCCATTCCTGATGAAATTGGCGAGCTCAGTGACTTGCGGAGACTGAGTTTCGATGACACAATTTTGGGGGGTACCGTCCCCAGTTCGCTCAGAAAATTGACAAATCTTGAGACGCTGTTTCTAGGAAGTCTTTCGATGTCTATGAACATGACTTCCATCATCGGCAATTTGTCATCTTTAA